AAACCGAAAAATTAATTGAAAAATCACTCGAAATCCTTCTCAAAGACAGAACTTCAATTGTAATAGCTCACAGACTTTCAACAATACAAAGGGCTGACAGGATAATCGTCCTACACAAAGGTGAAATACGCGAAATCGGCTCACACGAGGAACTTCTGGCAAAACAAGGACTCTATTCAAAACTCTATCAATTACAGTACAAAGAGACCTTTGCAGCTTAAATTCTTAACTGAAATTTTAAAATATTTTGATGTATTATGCGTATTAAGTTGGACTATTGGGGATGTAACGGATTCGACGGGGTGTCGGATTGTTGACGTCGCATGTCGTGCTCAATCGGTGGTGCACGTAAATACAACCGGTATTGCAATAAATGCAGAAAACAACTACGCTTTAGCTGCCTAATTAAATTACGCAGCTCATCTTACAGAGAATGTGCCTGTTCATTTTCTGTCGGGTGTCGCAAACTGACAGGATAACTCGGAGGGGTGTACTTGACCAAAGAGTGAGATCTCTAAAGTAATCGGATTCGGATGCCTGTTTGTCGGCTAACCCAAATCTTAAAAAATCAAAGACAAACTAAACATGTAGTGGCTCAGCGTGAAGCTCTTCGGACGCGGGTTCGACTCCCGCCATCTCCACAAACCAAACTTGAAAACCCTGACTGTGTCGGGGTTTTGTGTTTAAGAAGATGAAAATTGTATCAACTCATGATCCTTTCTCTCTAATTTTCCATGCAATTATTCAAATCAATATTCGTATGTTTGCATTATTGTAATATTAGTTTATATTTTATAAATATTATGCCTTCATTTTGATTTGATTTAAAGGATAATGTAAGTATAATTGATAAAGCCCAAAAAGGCGAACTGACAAGCGAAGGAAGTAATGTTATTATTTTATAAATATTTAGGAGATTTGCAGATGAAAACCAAAAAGCAATATTGGTTCATATAATTAGCTATTCTTGGACTAATTATCGGGCTTATGAATACAATTTTTATTAAACCTGAAGATGTTGGAACTTGGAGGAATTATATCGGCTACGGCTTTCTTTTACTTGCAATTGTCAATACGCTATTAATAATCAAACATCTTTTTATTAAAGAAAAATCTGAAAAGTGAGAGACATCATGTTTTCTGATTATATTCCTTTTATTCTTATGCCATTTATTTGGTGGGGTGTAAGATATAAGTTAAAAAAGGAGGATAAATATACTCCATTTAAGAGAAAAACTTTGTTTATTGGAATAGTTTCTTTCTTTTTAACTGAAATTGCAAGGAGCTTCTATGGACCCTACATTTATAAGAATGATATTTTTGATTATTACTTAGCTGATACTCTTGGTAATTCTTTAGGGACAGTAACAGCAATTTTTATGGTTTTGTCATTATCCGGGAAAAGTACAAAAAAGGATTGGAAAATAATGGCTATAATTATTTCTGGATTAGTCGGCTATGAGTGTTTGAATTTTATAACGGGCTATCCTTTTGATTTTAGAGATGTATTAGCTACTTTAATTTTTGGAGGAATTTCTATTGCTGTTTATTTTCAATTGCTTCAAAAATATAAAAAAAATCACTGATTAAAATTTAAAAGATGCATACATCATTTTTTGTGTGAAACTTAATACTAAAAAGAGGAAATAGAGAAATTTATTATGAAAAAATATATCTATATAATAGTTATAATAGTTGGTTTTTTGATTATTTTAGAGATGATTGCTAGGTATTTGACTAGTCCAAATATTATCGAAGTGCCAGAAAGTAGGAGTTATTTATTAAATACAAGTTGGAATCAAATAGAAGAATATTCAAAATATGTTGAATACGACCAAGATGCAGGTTGTTGGGGTGTTGCAATAGCACAAATCGCACATTACCATAAACTTAACCCAAGAGGGAATATTAGCTATTTAACTTCTAATGGAGATAGTATTAGGGTTAATCTAAATGATTTTGATTTCCAACATCATAAGTTTGTTTCTTCTATTAATGAAAATACATCAAATGAATCCAAATATCAGGTTGCCAAATACATCTATTACATTGCATCGCTTATATACACCAATTACGGTTCTTCAGGTTATATTGAAACTGAAACGATGATGGATAGAATCGAAAAACATTTAGGTTTTTCGGTCAACTTTTATGAATATAGTAAAGAAGACTTTTTATCAGCAAAGACAGAAATTAAAAGATTGATTACCGAAGAAATTGATAATAAACGACCATTGATGTTCTATTTTGATAATGGAGATGATTTTGGGCATGCTGTAGTAATTGACGGATATACAAATGTTGATAATTTATTTCTCGTCCACTTGAATCAAGGTTTGGGTGGTAAACATAATGGGTGGTATAATCCATTCAAGAAGATTTACGGCTTACGTAATGACTTAACAAACAGATTTTTAATTTCATTTAAGCCTACATTTGACAATTAAAATTAGATAATAAATTTGATGAAAACAGCACACAAGATTGTAAAGGGGAAATGAATTTTTTTCTATGGGATGAAATTATATAATATCTTTATTCCTCTTCATCTTTCGGTAACAAACTCCCGGTTTCATTTAGAGGTCTCAGTGTTGTATCAATCTGCTTCATCTCGGGAATTTCATTTTTTGAATTTTATTATATGCCTCACTTCCTTCGTTTCCACTTGCTTTCAATGCTTGGAGTGCTAACTTTTGTTTTACAACTAATTGTTCTGTTTCTTGGCGTGCTGATAGGAAAGATTCGGCAAGTTTTCGGGCTTCTTTGTCAAACTTAGTTGCATCCATTTCTTTAAGTACTTTTCAATGAAAAATAATGATGTGGCTAAATCGTTTTGTTGATTGAGGTAAACGGTATGAAATATACAAAATATTTTGAATTTACAAAATTTAGACCGGATAGATCTGAGATTAAAGAAGAATGGATAGCCAAAGCTTTTTTTGACCGTTCATTTAAGGAGAAATTATAATGCAAATCAAATATTTTCAAGATACCGACACATTATTGATAACTTTCAATGATAATTTGATTTATGAAACAAAGGATATTAATGAAAATACTCTTGTTGAACTCGATGAAAACGGCAATGTGGTAAGCATGACTTTTGAACATGCAAAAAGTATTGCTAATATCGATGATATTTCATATCAACAATTAGCGATGGTTTAATTCTAACGATTTCCAGCCCTTCCACCGAAGGGCTTTCCCTTTATATCAAAATGCTTGGACAAGTAAATCTTTACAGGTATTGAATGGTAAAGTTTAGGGTGCAGGGATATTAGTATTCATTAACAAAAGCCAAATATCCGATAATTTTTTGCCTAAACAGCCTCACCAAATAAATCGTATTCTTCAGCTTTTGAAATCATAACGTTAACAAAATCACCATTGTTGAGTTTGCTATTTGAATCAAAATAAACCAGATTGTCAACATCAGGAGCGTCCTGTTCGGTTCTACCAAAATAATGACTTTCATTTTGTCCGTCAACCATTACTTTGAATGTCTTGCCAACTTTTGCATTATTTTTTTTGAGTGAAATATTTTGCTGAAGAAGCATAAGTTCGCCTCGTCTTTCTTCTTTGACTTTCTCGGGTATTGGATCCCCCAACGGATATGCAGATGTGCCTTCTTCGTGAGAGTAAGTGAAAACACCAACGCGGTCTAACTGCTGCCTTTCTATGAAATCCATAAGCATTTTGAAATCGGCATCAGTTTCGTTCGGATAGCCAACAATAAAGGTTGAACGCAGAGTCACATTCGGAATTTTTTCGCGAATAGTATCAAGCAAAGATTCAATTTTTCTGAGCTTGATTCCACGTTTCATAGACCTTAGCACTTTGTCAGAAGCGTGCTGAAGTGGCATATCAATATAGTTGCAGATTTTGGGGCTGCTTGCTATAACATCAAGAATATCAACAGGGAATTGTCTTGGATAAGCATACATCAATCGAATCCATTCGAGCTTTTCAATATTTGAAATTCGCTCGAGAAGTGATGATAAAGTTTGTTTTTTTGTGGCATCTTTTCCATAATAAGTACTGTCCTGAGCAATCAATACCAACTCTTTGGTTCCTCTGTTAGCGAGACCGGCAGCTTCACTTACAAGTTTATCTTCGGGCTCGGTGATGTGTTTTCCACGCATCAGCGGTATTGCACAAAACGAGCATTTTTGATTGCACCCTTCTGAAATTTTCAGATATGCATAATGTTTAGGAGTAAATAGCATTCTCTCACCTGTGAGAGTATATTTCTGGTCACCTGAAAGAATTTTTAATATTTTCTTATCAGAATTAATACCCAGGAAAAAATCAACATTCGGAATCTGCGAACTTAATTCTTTGTTGTATCTTTCAGAAAGGCAACCGGTTACAATAAGTTTCTTTAGTTTTCCTTTGCGACGCTGCTCAGCTGCTTCAAGAATTACCTGAACATTTTCTTCTTTTGCAGATTTTATAAAGCCGCAAGTATTGATTACCATTGCATCAGCATTATTTGCATCTGTAAATTCAAAACCATTTGAAGCTAAAAGTCCGCTGAAACGCTCAGAATCAACTAAGTTTTTTGCACAACCCAGTGTTATAACCGAGATTTTATTTATATTATTATTTTTTGATTTGCTCATTTTAATAATTTGATTTTTTGGAATAATTATATATTAACGTAAATTGTATCAAAATATTCTGTATTATTTAATTTCTTTATATTTGAATTTTATAAATCACCAAAGATTTTTTTACAAAAGGACAAATAATTTATCAAAACATCAAAATTTCATTGTTTGAAAAAGAAATTACTTAAATAATCTTTATAATAAAACACATGCAGTTGGATTTTCGTCTAATAAATACATAATAATGAACAATCAAATAAGGAAATAAAATGAAGCGATTTGAAATTAATGGTAATATTGTTGATGTCGTGGCAAGAAGAATATTTGCAGGAAAAATTATTGTTGATGACGGATTCATTGAATCAATAGAAGAAACCGACGAAGTATATAGTAATTACATAATGCCCGGATTTGTAGATGCACACGTGCATATCGAAAGTTCCATGATGATTCCTTCTGAATTTGCTCGTCTTGCCGTACTGCATGGAACAGTTGCTACAGTATCTGACCCTCACGAAATTGCTAATGTGTGTGGAATGGAAGGTATTCGTTTTATGATTGATAATGGTAAACGCGTGCCTTTTAAATTTTACTTCGGTGCACCCTCCTGCGTTCCAGCTACTACTTTTGAAACTGCCGGGGCAACAATAACACCCGATAATATTAGAGAACTCTTGAGCGACCCCGACATTAAATATCTCAGCGAAATGATGAATTTTCCGGGAGTTCTGTACGAATTTCCTGATGTGATGGAGAAAATTAAAATTGCACACGATTTGGGTAAAAAAGTTGATGGACACGCTCCCGGATTACGTGGTGAGCAAGCAAAGAAATATATTTCAGCTGGCATCTCGACTGACCATGAGTGTTTTTCTTTAGATGAAGCACTCGAAAAAATTTCATACGGCATGAAAATTATTATACGCGAAGGTACTGCCGCTAAGAATTTCGAAACACTTAATTCACTTCTCACATCACATCCTGATATGTGTATGCTTTGCAGTGATGACAAGCATCCTGACGATTTAGTTATAAGCCATATAAATAAAATTGTTAGCCGCGCAATCGAAAAAGGACATAATTTGTTCGATGTGCTGAGATCAGCAACTTTCAATCCTGTCAAGCACTACAATCTTGAAGTCGGCTTGCTTCAGAAAGGTGACCCTGCTGATTTCATTATAGTCAATAATTTATCAGAATTTATTGCAGAGAAGACCTATATCAATGGTGATTTAGTCGCATTGTCAGGTAAAACATTCATAGAACCGGTAGAAACAAGCGACATTAATTTTTTTAAGGCAAACACGAAAAGTCCTGAAGATTTCAAAGTTCCTGCCAATAACATCGAAATGCTCAATGTCATTGAGGCAATTGACGGTGAGCTTGTTACCCGTAAATCACATCAAACCCCTAAAATTCAAAATGGATATATAATAACTGATATTGAAAATGATATTTTAAAAATTGCGGTTGTAAACCGTTATGATGATGTCCCTCCTTCGCTTGCTTTTATTCGAAATTTTGGCTTGAAAAATGGTGCAATTGCATCAAGTGTCGGTCATGATTCGCATAATGTTATTGCAGTCGGGACAAGCGATGATTCACTCTGCAAGGCTGTAAATGCCGTAATTGAAAACAAGGGGGGCCTGTCTGCTGTATCTGATGATTTTGTATTCACTCTTCCTCTTCCTGTAGCAGGTCTGATGAGCGCCGAAGACGGAAGAATTATAGCAGAAAAATATCACAAAATTGACCTTGTTGCCAAGGAATTAGGAAGTACGCTTCACTCGCCGTATATGACACTTTCGTTTATGGCTTTGCTTGTAATTCCGAGTATTAAACTAAGCGACAAGGGGCTTTTTGACGGTGACAAATTTGAGTTTATTCCGGTAGGAAATTAATTGTTTCTTTCTCATAATTCATTAAGTCATCTTTATACAAAATAGAAAAGTATAACTCAAAATATATGAAATTCTTTTTTGAAAAATAGAGAGAAATCTAAGAATCTAGAATTAGTTTGAAGAAGTTCTTAGATTTCTCTCGTTAAATATTATGACGCTATCTCAACAGTATAATCATTTTAGATATTATCAATAATCTGTTAAAACAAATCTTTAATTTTATCAAAAAAATCTTTTTCTTTTTTATGGTGCTTACTATCGGGTTGAATATTATTAGATTCAGCAAGCTCTTCAAGAATTTCCTTTTCGCGGATACTTAATTTTTTGGGCACATGTACCGTTATAATTACAATCTGATCGCCTTTTTGATAAGAATTCAGAACAGGAATACCTTTATCTCGCAATCTTATAACAGCTCCATTCT
This is a stretch of genomic DNA from Ignavibacteriota bacterium. It encodes these proteins:
- a CDS encoding C10 family peptidase; protein product: MKKYIYIIVIIVGFLIILEMIARYLTSPNIIEVPESRSYLLNTSWNQIEEYSKYVEYDQDAGCWGVAIAQIAHYHKLNPRGNISYLTSNGDSIRVNLNDFDFQHHKFVSSINENTSNESKYQVAKYIYYIASLIYTNYGSSGYIETETMMDRIEKHLGFSVNFYEYSKEDFLSAKTEIKRLITEEIDNKRPLMFYFDNGDDFGHAVVIDGYTNVDNLFLVHLNQGLGGKHNGWYNPFKKIYGLRNDLTNRFLISFKPTFDN
- a CDS encoding DUF2283 domain-containing protein, encoding MQIKYFQDTDTLLITFNDNLIYETKDINENTLVELDENGNVVSMTFEHAKSIANIDDISYQQLAMV
- the rimO gene encoding 30S ribosomal protein S12 methylthiotransferase RimO, producing MSKSKNNNINKISVITLGCAKNLVDSERFSGLLASNGFEFTDANNADAMVINTCGFIKSAKEENVQVILEAAEQRRKGKLKKLIVTGCLSERYNKELSSQIPNVDFFLGINSDKKILKILSGDQKYTLTGERMLFTPKHYAYLKISEGCNQKCSFCAIPLMRGKHITEPEDKLVSEAAGLANRGTKELVLIAQDSTYYGKDATKKQTLSSLLERISNIEKLEWIRLMYAYPRQFPVDILDVIASSPKICNYIDMPLQHASDKVLRSMKRGIKLRKIESLLDTIREKIPNVTLRSTFIVGYPNETDADFKMLMDFIERQQLDRVGVFTYSHEEGTSAYPLGDPIPEKVKEERRGELMLLQQNISLKKNNAKVGKTFKVMVDGQNESHYFGRTEQDAPDVDNLVYFDSNSKLNNGDFVNVMISKAEEYDLFGEAV
- the ade gene encoding adenine deaminase produces the protein MKRFEINGNIVDVVARRIFAGKIIVDDGFIESIEETDEVYSNYIMPGFVDAHVHIESSMMIPSEFARLAVLHGTVATVSDPHEIANVCGMEGIRFMIDNGKRVPFKFYFGAPSCVPATTFETAGATITPDNIRELLSDPDIKYLSEMMNFPGVLYEFPDVMEKIKIAHDLGKKVDGHAPGLRGEQAKKYISAGISTDHECFSLDEALEKISYGMKIIIREGTAAKNFETLNSLLTSHPDMCMLCSDDKHPDDLVISHINKIVSRAIEKGHNLFDVLRSATFNPVKHYNLEVGLLQKGDPADFIIVNNLSEFIAEKTYINGDLVALSGKTFIEPVETSDINFFKANTKSPEDFKVPANNIEMLNVIEAIDGELVTRKSHQTPKIQNGYIITDIENDILKIAVVNRYDDVPPSLAFIRNFGLKNGAIASSVGHDSHNVIAVGTSDDSLCKAVNAVIENKGGLSAVSDDFVFTLPLPVAGLMSAEDGRIIAEKYHKIDLVAKELGSTLHSPYMTLSFMALLVIPSIKLSDKGLFDGDKFEFIPVGN